In Calypte anna isolate BGI_N300 chromosome 28, bCalAnn1_v1.p, whole genome shotgun sequence, a single window of DNA contains:
- the CNN2 gene encoding calponin-2 yields MNGSQFNKGPSYGLSAEVKNRLAQKYDPQKEAELRTWIESVTGQQIGPDFQKGLKDGVILCELMNKLQPNSVRKINRSAQNWHQLENLSNFIKAMATYGMNPVDLFEANDLFESGNLTQVQVSLLALAGMAKTKGMQSGVDIGVKYSEKQQRNFDEAKMKAGQCVIGLQMGTNKCASQSGMTAYGTRRHLYDPKNQILPPMDHSTISLQMGTNKCASQVGMTAPGTRRHIYDAKMGTEKCDNSSMSLQMGSNQGANQSGQVFGLGRQIYDPKYCPQGSQGEVANAACDQSGDPPRYHYYCEEEEGY; encoded by the exons ATGAATGGCTCCCAGTTCAACAAGGGACCGTCCTACGGCCTCTCCGCCGAGGTCAAGAACCGG cttgCCCAGAAGTACGACCCCCAGAAGGAGGCCGAGCTGAGGACATGGATTGAGAGCGTGACGGGGCAGCAGATCGGGCCTGACTTCCAGAAGGGGCTGAAGGATGGGGTGATCCTCTGCGA GCTGATGAACAAGCTGCAGCCCAACTCGGTGAGGAAGATCAACCGCTCGGCTCAGAACTGGCACCAG CTCGAGAACCTCTCCAACTTCATCAAGGCCATGGCCACCTACGGCATGAACCCCGTGGACCTCTTTGAAGCCAATGACCTCTTTGAGAGTGGGAACCTGACACAGGTGCAGGTGTCCCTGCTGGCACTGGCGGGCATG GCAAAGACAAAGGGGATGCAGAGCGGTGTGGACATCGGTGTGAAGTactcagagaagcagcagaggaactTTGATGAGGCCAAGATGAAGGCTGGGCAGTGCGTGATcgggctgcag ATGGGCACAAACAAGTGTGCCAGCCAGTCCGGCATGACAGCGTATGGCACCAGGAGGCACCTCTACGACCCCAAGAACCAGATCCTGCCTCCCATGGACCACTCCACCATCAGCCTCCAGATGGGCACCAACAAGTGTGCCAGCCAG GTGGGCATGACAGCACCCGGCACCAGGAGACACATCTACGATGCCAAGATGGGGACAGAGAAGTGTGACAACTCCTCCATGTCGCTGCAGATGGGCTCCAACCAGGGTGCCAACCAGAGCGGGCAGGTCTTTGGCCTCGGCCGCCAAATCTACGACCCCAAATATTGCCCACAGGGCAGCCAGGGCGAGGTGGCCAATGCTGCCTGTGACCAGAGTGGGGACCCCCCCAGATACCACTACTActgcgaggaggaggagggctaCTGA